A genomic segment from Saimiri boliviensis isolate mSaiBol1 chromosome 14, mSaiBol1.pri, whole genome shotgun sequence encodes:
- the SLC39A3 gene encoding zinc transporter ZIP3 produces MVKLLVAKILCMVGVFFFMLLGSLLPVKIIETDFEKAHRSKKILSLCNTFGGGVFLATCFNALLPAVREKLQKVLSLGHISTDYPLAETILLLGFFMTVFLEQLILTFRKEKPSFIDLETFNAGSDMGSDSEYESPFMGGARGHALYVEPHSHSPSLSMQSLSRASPVRLLSLAFALSAHSVFEGLALGLQEEGEKVVSLFVGVAVHETLVAVALGISMARSAMPLRDAAKLAVTVSAMIPLGIGLGLGIESAQGVPGSVASVLLQGLAGGTFLFITFLEILAKELEDKSDRLLKVLFLVLGYAVLAGMVFLKW; encoded by the exons ATGGTGAAGTTGCTAGTGGCCAAAATCCTGTGCATGGTGGGCGTGTTCTTCTTCATGCTGCTGGGCTCCCTGCTCCCCGTGAAGATCATCGAGACAGACTTTGAGAAGGCCCATCGCTCCAAaaagattctctctctctgcaaCACCTTTGGCGGAGGGGTGTTTCTGGCCACGTGCTTCAATGCGCTGCTGCCCGCCGTGAGGGAAAAG CTCCAGAAGGTCCTGAGCCTCGGGCACATCAGCACCGACTACCCGCTGGCTGAGACCATCCTGCTGCTGGGCTTCTTCATGACCGTCTTCCTGGAGCAGCTGATCCTGACCTTCCGCAAGGAGAAGCCGTCCTTCATCGACCTGGAGACCTTCAATGCCGGCTCGGACATGGGCAGCGACTCGGAGTACGAGAGCCCCTTCATGGGGGGCGCTCGGGGCCACGCGCTGTACGTGGAGCCCCACAGCCACAGCCCCAGCCTGAGCATGCAGAGCCTCTCGCGCGCCAGCCCCGTGCGCCTGCTCAGCCTCGCGTTCGCGCTGTCGGCCCACTCGGTCTTCGAGGGCCTGGCCCTGGGCctgcaggaggagggggagaaggtgGTGAGCCTGTTCGTGGGGGTGGCCGTCCACGAGACGCTGGTGGCCGTGGCCCTGGGCATCAGTATGGCCCGGAGCGCCATGCCCCTGCGGGACGCGGCCAAGCTGGCGGTCACCGTGAGCGCCATGATCCCCCTGGGCAtcgggctggggctgggcattGAGAGCGCCCAGGGCGTGCCGGGCAGCGTGGCCTCCGTGCTGCTGCAGGGCCTGGCGGGCGGCACGTTCCTCTTCATCACCTTCCTGGAGATCCTGGCCAAGGAGCTGGAGGACAAGAGTGACCGTCTGCTCAAGGTCCTCTTCCTGGTGCTGGGCTACGCCGTCCTGGCCGGGATGGTCTTCCTCAAGTGGTGA